A window from Lentisphaera araneosa HTCC2155 encodes these proteins:
- a CDS encoding serine/threonine-protein kinase, with the protein MNNILKDVPDDLDSNLSELYGEVLADDTPSQSDHESSLDYLSAQQERYTPEEEVGRGGAKKILRVYDNRARRYLAMALPRTKAGSSDHDSFIRESWITAQLDHPNIINIHEIGINTENIPFFTMDLQTEDSLEHILRRLKNKDESYLRRFPRKVLIDFFIKICDAIAYAHSINILHLDIKPANVQIGEYGEVIVCDWGLAKFFGGRKSQNLNRDLLELDLIEEDSSLVKGTPGYMAPEQIIGEQASIISDVYSLSALLYHLVTFEPIITSKGVTIALTQTALGDIKKPEELTHLSEGLSSIIMKGLSTKPEDRYQSVIDLKNDLVKYLDGYVTNAENPGLVKEALFFFRRNKTICIQALLFIILIISSTAVFISNLQQSWKSEQLARVEAEENAFKHQQALALYKRAKAQGAKVKKEFSGVLLGQAQIFNNANYANIPEKLLQSALKGAQYKLEQNPDDKSLKDISLISLFLLQRYEEAQQYLAESHKFKYLKMSLNTALKEAQDYNGRNVPLTTFVAALKGLREFGPATQATAYRAIAYDLKTRADFNNYELVLEEAFMLWNDHWRERTFQYDKKNQHLKVSGDNFANLGITDKFGRILLLPYIPIKHLDVSNSEVKDLTYLYGSKIETLDIRRTFVRDLKPLRHIPTLKIIIVNPRQFSEDLLSVVPNHIKIIKKN; encoded by the coding sequence ATGAATAACATCCTTAAAGATGTCCCTGATGACCTCGACTCAAACTTGAGTGAGCTCTATGGGGAAGTTTTAGCTGATGACACCCCAAGCCAGAGTGATCACGAGTCTTCCTTAGATTACCTCAGTGCTCAGCAAGAACGCTACACCCCTGAAGAAGAAGTGGGGCGTGGTGGAGCCAAAAAAATCCTTCGCGTTTATGATAACCGAGCCCGTCGCTACCTCGCTATGGCTCTCCCCCGTACGAAAGCAGGTTCTTCTGATCACGACTCCTTTATCCGCGAGAGTTGGATCACAGCTCAATTGGATCATCCCAATATAATTAACATTCATGAAATTGGCATTAACACAGAAAACATCCCTTTCTTCACCATGGACCTGCAAACGGAAGATAGTTTAGAACACATTCTTAGGCGTCTAAAAAATAAGGACGAATCCTATCTTCGGCGCTTTCCTCGTAAAGTTCTTATCGATTTTTTTATCAAAATTTGCGACGCTATTGCCTATGCCCATTCAATCAATATTTTGCACTTGGACATTAAACCCGCAAATGTCCAAATCGGGGAATATGGTGAAGTCATTGTCTGTGACTGGGGGCTTGCCAAATTTTTTGGTGGTCGCAAATCACAAAACCTTAATCGTGACCTCCTTGAACTAGACCTAATCGAAGAAGATTCTTCACTTGTGAAAGGTACTCCTGGTTACATGGCTCCAGAACAAATTATAGGTGAGCAAGCCTCCATCATAAGCGATGTTTATAGTCTGTCTGCATTACTTTATCATTTAGTCACATTTGAACCTATTATAACATCCAAAGGTGTCACTATCGCCCTAACACAAACTGCCTTGGGAGATATAAAAAAACCAGAAGAATTAACTCATTTATCAGAAGGCTTGTCTTCAATAATTATGAAGGGACTTTCAACAAAACCAGAAGATCGCTACCAATCTGTGATCGACTTGAAAAATGACCTCGTCAAATACCTCGATGGCTACGTCACCAATGCCGAAAATCCAGGCTTAGTAAAGGAAGCCTTGTTTTTTTTCCGACGTAACAAAACAATTTGTATTCAGGCTCTACTTTTCATTATTCTTATCATAAGCTCTACCGCCGTGTTTATTAGCAATCTCCAGCAAAGCTGGAAATCTGAACAATTGGCTCGTGTTGAGGCTGAAGAAAATGCCTTCAAGCATCAACAAGCACTTGCTCTTTACAAGAGAGCCAAAGCACAGGGTGCCAAAGTTAAAAAAGAATTCTCAGGTGTGTTACTTGGACAAGCTCAAATTTTCAATAATGCGAACTACGCAAACATCCCTGAAAAATTATTACAAAGTGCCTTAAAAGGTGCGCAGTATAAACTGGAGCAAAATCCGGACGACAAATCACTAAAAGACATATCGCTTATCAGTTTATTCCTTCTTCAAAGATATGAAGAAGCTCAGCAGTACCTCGCTGAAAGCCACAAATTTAAATACCTAAAAATGAGCCTGAATACGGCTCTCAAAGAAGCTCAAGACTATAATGGCAGAAACGTCCCACTCACAACTTTTGTTGCCGCCCTTAAGGGCTTACGAGAATTTGGCCCTGCAACTCAGGCCACCGCTTATCGCGCCATTGCCTATGATCTCAAAACACGCGCAGATTTCAATAATTATGAACTCGTCCTTGAGGAAGCCTTCATGCTGTGGAACGATCATTGGCGTGAACGAACTTTTCAATACGACAAAAAAAATCAACACTTAAAAGTAAGCGGCGATAATTTTGCTAACCTTGGCATCACCGACAAGTTTGGCCGAATACTCCTTCTTCCCTATATCCCCATCAAACACCTAGATGTCAGCAATAGCGAAGTCAAAGACTTGACCTACCTCTATGGCAGTAAAATTGAAACTTTAGACATTCGAAGAACTTTTGTGAGGGACCTTAAGCCACTACGCCATATTCCAACATTGAAAATAATTATTGTAAATCCTAGACAATTTTCTGAAGACTTATTATCAGTTGTCCCAAATCATATAAAAATCATAAAAAAAAATTAA
- the wecB gene encoding non-hydrolyzing UDP-N-acetylglucosamine 2-epimerase encodes MRKILLVFGTRPEAIKMAPLALELKKSAHLKVKICVTAQHREMLDQVMTSFGLKADYDLDLMRAGQNLNSITSDVVMELKPVLHDFKPDLVLVHGDTTTTMAASLAAYYEQIPVGHVEAGLRTHNIYSPWPEEINRQLTGRIASYHFAPTEEAAMNLMKEGVDREKIYVTGNTVIDALLFKVEKIRNDLELNQGCHQAIYKSGYDLDTARKFILVTGHRRENFGQGFENICLALKDLAKRNPNIDFVYPVHLNPNVKKPVEQLLTGVSNIHLIAPQDYEPFIYLMDNCLLIMSDSGGIQEEAPSLGKPVLVMRDTTERPEAVKAGTVKLVGTEVDALVKETQQLIDDSKLYEKMSRAHNPYGDGTASKRILDIILAKRKEVANV; translated from the coding sequence ATGAGAAAAATATTACTGGTATTCGGGACTCGTCCTGAAGCAATAAAAATGGCTCCCTTGGCACTGGAACTAAAAAAATCTGCGCACCTGAAAGTAAAAATCTGTGTCACGGCTCAGCATCGTGAAATGCTCGATCAAGTAATGACTTCCTTCGGTTTAAAAGCAGATTATGATTTAGACCTCATGCGTGCGGGTCAAAATTTAAATAGCATTACTTCTGATGTTGTGATGGAACTCAAGCCAGTTCTTCATGACTTCAAACCTGATTTAGTTTTAGTCCATGGTGATACTACAACCACAATGGCGGCATCTTTAGCTGCGTATTACGAGCAAATCCCCGTTGGTCATGTTGAGGCTGGCTTGCGGACTCATAATATCTACAGCCCCTGGCCTGAAGAAATTAACCGCCAATTAACGGGTAGAATTGCCAGCTATCATTTCGCTCCCACCGAAGAAGCTGCCATGAACTTGATGAAAGAAGGTGTGGATCGTGAAAAGATTTATGTCACGGGTAACACGGTTATCGATGCCCTACTATTCAAAGTAGAGAAAATACGCAATGACCTCGAACTGAACCAGGGCTGTCATCAAGCTATTTACAAATCTGGGTATGACCTTGATACAGCTAGGAAATTCATTTTAGTTACAGGTCATAGGAGAGAGAATTTTGGTCAGGGTTTTGAAAATATATGTCTGGCACTTAAAGATCTTGCCAAGCGCAATCCCAATATTGATTTTGTCTACCCAGTACATCTCAATCCCAATGTAAAAAAACCAGTAGAACAGCTGCTCACGGGCGTATCCAATATACATCTGATTGCACCTCAGGATTACGAACCCTTTATCTACCTCATGGATAATTGTTTGCTAATCATGAGCGACTCAGGTGGGATTCAGGAGGAGGCTCCAAGTCTAGGTAAGCCCGTTCTAGTGATGCGCGATACAACCGAGAGACCTGAGGCTGTAAAGGCCGGAACGGTTAAACTTGTGGGTACTGAAGTCGACGCTTTAGTTAAGGAAACTCAGCAGCTGATTGATGACTCCAAACTCTATGAAAAAATGAGCCGAGCTCACAATCCCTATGGCGATGGAACTGCCAGCAAACGAATTTTAGATATAATTTTAGCCAAAAGAAAAGAGGTAGCAAATGTTTAG
- a CDS encoding sialate O-acetylesterase codes for MHKLLISILFSLLFSIPLFPQAEVDVFIIAGQSNVNGRGLVSNLSNDQKTQEAMFYGSWHKFTNNASVASINPQLFSGWRSQTIAGETRNDGNISENFGSSAWFGPEVGFAARANEINLSPNPIAIIKYAVDGSAINNSVNPQLAGTTSDWDTVATGEYAGDCWRGFQIALDKAIGDLPVGTTPNFKGMVWWQGESGTNAAALNTFIGEVRSHLATNHGVQNASDFPVVITGSFAWGADLKSLVSDPDDDIGYIDPNDFGQGGWANVHLGSGENGQSLDVDGNGVNDMFDIGQAYADEMATIVENNDGGIDPTVEYEITFINVDGSQSTQTVEEGVVATPPDGVSTANKTFTSWPSIVAASANATYIALYIDNNSGNNNATVSLSLIQSANGGTATSNINLSGHGNLDWAVWNGGGSSPNVTMEGGSGFSAFTAIGSTTFSTGSFYGENNYTWTNGTPSVSGSTSLAGSSNVSANGDGVRLSINIASAGTYQLKFYTTTYDLNLDATASLSSGAVVGEANGTYVSNSVQKYEYTIDFTTEGADTITLDMVKNGGASYIYAQEAFSLKLVSSTPVSDPTYDITFINVDGSQTVQNVEEGTVANPPAGASTVDKTFTAWPTIDPAYENAVYEALYEPVSSGGNLVDVFIATGQSNAAYPLYDGEENKFGFGRGIQTKLTESGLFSNPTVVLAGEPSRPIAYWWAEFWPGAYSGYDSNFFDIDNSGEGQLEAKINEIIANGDTPRFRGFFWFQGESDGLGPYATADTSQADYETRWNGLLAQLDSDLQAAGVSNTEYKFVVNTVAESGDKINTILNYIANQGTHSDKGTIYDAVNSPYHDQDVIVEASYGNLHDYDHVMVGRANAQLFIDTFINSTPPIETTYDITFINVDASQTVQTVNEGVVATLPEGISTADKTFTGWPTIEPAYENATYTALHTLNETGEFVASAEVSLSQSSHGNPGSTSIDLTADGELDWAIWNGGAATPIETMVEGFGFVSFSAIGNTTFNSGSFYGQNLYSWTNGSPTLSGSSSLAGSASLNSNGDGVRLTVNVGAAGTYQLKFYTTTYDLNLDATASLSSGTVVAQFDGNYVANSVEKYEYTVDFTTEGPDTLNLDMVKNGGGSYIFAQEAFSLKAVNVAPPTGPTYDITFVNVDGSQTVQTVNEGEVAVPPLGTNTADKTFVSWPTVLEASANTSYYASFESNTPTDSTEVDVYIIAGQSNAYGQGLISDLNIDQQIQNALFFTSWHEIDGNAESQQYFSNVLPFTEAGFSKGNPGQSNLGGSDYFGPELGFVNRINELGINANPIAIIKYAVGGTSLTYNPAVSDWDLNETGEQDGDCWRGFQSALSNGITSLEAKNYVPNIKGVIWWQGESGTSATDLNSFIAEVRNHLNVNYGVQNSAQLPFVITGTDNAWGSDLEDGVAALDDYVGFVNSEDFGQAHIDGVFNSHLGSGERGISSDVDGDGINDMFEVGEAYADELNLLNENNNSIYTLEYLSSTGGSIGEITSEDILVGESSSIITATPSSTYDFVNWTDSLNNVVSTSTALQLTNVSANETYTANFSLKKYTVTFEIGDSILVSGNLSQDVLHGDSAIEPDLEATEGQSFTGWSTSFTNVSSNLTVTALYESKQLQLSSLTMSNPSSHTLSWTALDNTAYYYLAVGTSVGMDDLYGMYLDSDVTTVDLNLSGYENVYVRLWTYANGEWHIEDSVITDPNFTPANASFTSYSGDASELRIEWNRSTYDGWYYIQLVNKFTQDVEWSDYFARTSAEALVGAVSQPLDYYEVHIWSYDMNLGQWNQILRTWPQVKSAATYASMVLTVRVYSHWNQVLLGLYYIELEGSQTSLIDAPIRLDVDQCFDITGTLVNDIRVRIWTYNADLGEWNSSQSDLNTP; via the coding sequence ATGCATAAACTTCTAATATCAATTTTATTTTCATTATTATTTTCGATTCCGCTCTTCCCTCAAGCTGAAGTCGATGTTTTTATAATTGCAGGTCAGTCAAATGTTAATGGACGAGGCTTAGTAAGTAATTTAAGTAATGATCAGAAGACACAAGAAGCGATGTTTTATGGTTCTTGGCATAAGTTTACGAATAATGCCTCTGTAGCATCGATAAATCCGCAGCTCTTCTCAGGCTGGAGGTCGCAGACTATTGCCGGTGAAACTAGAAATGATGGGAATATAAGTGAAAATTTTGGTAGTAGTGCTTGGTTTGGACCTGAAGTGGGTTTTGCTGCAAGAGCAAATGAAATAAATCTTTCCCCAAACCCAATCGCTATCATAAAATATGCAGTTGATGGCTCTGCTATTAATAACTCAGTTAACCCACAGCTTGCTGGAACAACGTCAGATTGGGATACAGTAGCGACTGGAGAATATGCAGGTGATTGTTGGAGGGGGTTTCAAATTGCTCTTGATAAAGCTATCGGTGATTTGCCAGTTGGGACTACACCCAATTTTAAGGGTATGGTTTGGTGGCAAGGTGAGAGCGGAACGAATGCCGCAGCATTAAATACATTTATTGGTGAAGTTCGCAGTCATTTAGCGACAAATCACGGCGTTCAAAATGCCAGCGATTTTCCTGTTGTAATAACAGGTAGTTTTGCTTGGGGAGCTGATTTGAAATCATTAGTATCGGATCCGGATGACGACATTGGCTATATTGATCCCAACGATTTTGGTCAAGGTGGTTGGGCAAATGTGCATTTAGGTAGTGGAGAGAATGGTCAGTCCTTAGATGTAGATGGCAATGGTGTTAATGACATGTTTGATATTGGTCAGGCCTATGCAGATGAAATGGCAACAATTGTAGAAAATAATGATGGTGGCATTGATCCCACGGTTGAGTATGAAATTACATTTATAAACGTAGATGGAAGCCAATCAACTCAAACCGTTGAAGAGGGCGTTGTAGCTACACCTCCTGATGGCGTAAGTACGGCAAATAAAACTTTTACCTCCTGGCCAAGCATTGTAGCTGCGAGCGCTAATGCAACTTACATAGCCTTGTACATTGATAATAATTCGGGTAATAACAACGCAACTGTATCACTTTCTTTAATACAGAGCGCTAATGGTGGCACGGCTACATCAAATATAAATCTTTCAGGACATGGCAATCTTGACTGGGCGGTTTGGAATGGTGGTGGCTCAAGTCCTAATGTGACCATGGAGGGTGGATCAGGTTTCAGTGCTTTTACGGCTATTGGATCTACGACTTTTAGCACGGGTTCCTTTTATGGAGAAAATAATTATACATGGACAAATGGCACGCCCAGTGTGTCGGGTTCAACTTCGTTAGCCGGTAGCTCCAATGTTTCAGCAAATGGAGATGGTGTACGTTTAAGCATAAATATTGCTTCCGCAGGTACATATCAGTTGAAATTTTACACGACAACATATGACCTTAATTTAGATGCTACTGCAAGTCTCAGTTCAGGAGCTGTAGTTGGTGAAGCTAATGGAACTTACGTGAGTAACAGTGTTCAAAAGTATGAGTACACTATTGATTTTACTACCGAGGGGGCTGATACAATCACTTTAGATATGGTAAAGAACGGCGGTGCAAGCTACATTTATGCACAAGAGGCATTTTCACTTAAGTTAGTGAGCTCGACACCAGTTTCTGATCCAACTTACGATATCACTTTCATAAATGTTGATGGTTCGCAAACAGTTCAAAATGTAGAAGAGGGTACAGTAGCCAATCCACCAGCTGGAGCTAGCACGGTAGACAAAACATTCACTGCTTGGCCTACAATTGATCCTGCCTATGAGAATGCAGTTTATGAGGCTCTCTATGAGCCGGTTAGTTCAGGTGGGAATTTGGTGGATGTATTTATTGCTACTGGACAGTCCAATGCGGCATACCCACTCTACGATGGTGAAGAAAATAAATTTGGTTTTGGTCGCGGCATACAGACTAAACTGACTGAATCAGGTCTTTTTTCTAATCCGACAGTAGTTCTCGCCGGAGAACCTAGTCGACCAATAGCTTATTGGTGGGCAGAGTTTTGGCCTGGAGCTTACTCTGGTTATGATAGTAATTTCTTTGATATAGATAACAGTGGCGAAGGCCAACTGGAAGCCAAAATTAATGAAATTATTGCCAATGGTGATACTCCTCGTTTTAGAGGTTTTTTCTGGTTCCAAGGCGAAAGTGATGGACTTGGTCCCTATGCAACTGCAGATACTTCTCAGGCCGATTATGAAACCCGTTGGAATGGGCTACTCGCTCAACTTGATTCCGATCTGCAGGCTGCTGGCGTTAGTAATACTGAGTATAAATTTGTGGTAAATACCGTTGCTGAGTCAGGTGACAAAATTAATACGATTCTGAATTATATTGCTAATCAGGGCACTCATAGTGACAAAGGTACAATTTACGACGCCGTTAATTCTCCGTATCATGATCAGGATGTAATTGTTGAGGCAAGTTATGGAAATCTTCACGACTATGATCATGTCATGGTTGGTAGAGCCAATGCCCAGTTATTTATAGATACATTTATCAATTCAACACCGCCAATTGAAACAACTTATGATATTACTTTTATCAATGTGGATGCTTCACAAACGGTTCAAACTGTTAATGAAGGCGTGGTGGCGACACTGCCTGAGGGTATCAGTACAGCAGATAAAACATTCACTGGTTGGCCGACAATTGAACCTGCGTATGAAAATGCTACTTATACGGCACTTCATACTTTAAATGAGACTGGCGAGTTTGTAGCATCTGCTGAGGTATCTCTAAGTCAGAGTAGTCATGGAAACCCCGGCTCAACAAGTATTGATCTTACTGCAGATGGTGAACTTGATTGGGCCATCTGGAATGGAGGTGCGGCTACACCCATTGAAACAATGGTAGAGGGCTTCGGATTTGTGAGCTTTTCAGCAATTGGCAACACAACGTTTAATTCAGGGTCGTTTTACGGTCAGAACTTGTATAGTTGGACAAATGGTTCACCAACTTTGTCTGGGTCAAGTAGTTTGGCGGGTAGTGCAAGTCTTAATTCCAACGGAGATGGAGTACGCCTTACTGTAAATGTTGGAGCCGCTGGTACATACCAACTTAAGTTTTACACAACAACTTATGATTTGAACTTGGATGCAACTGCAAGTTTATCTTCAGGAACTGTAGTGGCTCAATTCGACGGAAACTATGTAGCCAATAGTGTTGAGAAATACGAGTATACTGTTGACTTCACTACTGAGGGCCCTGATACACTTAACTTGGACATGGTAAAAAATGGTGGTGGAAGTTACATTTTTGCTCAAGAGGCATTCTCACTTAAAGCTGTAAATGTGGCGCCTCCAACAGGACCAACTTATGATATTACTTTTGTTAATGTCGATGGTTCACAAACAGTTCAAACCGTCAATGAGGGGGAAGTAGCTGTTCCACCATTGGGAACGAATACGGCAGATAAAACTTTTGTGTCATGGCCAACTGTTTTAGAAGCTTCAGCAAATACCAGTTATTATGCCTCTTTTGAGTCTAATACTCCTACTGATTCAACAGAAGTAGATGTCTACATAATTGCTGGTCAATCCAATGCCTATGGTCAAGGTTTAATAAGCGATTTAAATATCGATCAGCAAATACAAAATGCTTTGTTTTTTACTTCTTGGCATGAGATAGATGGCAATGCAGAAAGTCAACAATATTTTTCAAATGTATTACCCTTCACAGAGGCGGGTTTTTCTAAAGGCAATCCTGGGCAATCTAACCTCGGCGGTTCAGACTACTTTGGTCCTGAGTTAGGTTTTGTAAATCGCATCAATGAACTTGGTATAAATGCAAATCCAATTGCCATTATTAAATATGCGGTTGGTGGGACTTCATTAACATATAATCCGGCTGTTTCAGATTGGGATTTAAATGAGACAGGTGAACAGGATGGTGATTGTTGGCGAGGTTTTCAATCTGCTTTATCAAATGGTATTACCAGTTTGGAAGCTAAAAACTATGTGCCGAATATAAAAGGTGTTATTTGGTGGCAAGGTGAGAGCGGAACTAGTGCAACAGACTTAAATTCATTTATAGCCGAAGTAAGAAATCATCTAAATGTCAACTACGGCGTGCAAAACTCCGCTCAATTACCTTTTGTAATTACTGGCACGGATAATGCATGGGGCTCTGATTTGGAAGATGGAGTTGCAGCACTGGATGATTATGTTGGTTTTGTTAACTCGGAGGATTTTGGTCAAGCTCATATTGATGGAGTTTTTAACAGCCATTTAGGAAGCGGCGAAAGAGGTATTAGCAGTGATGTTGATGGCGACGGAATCAATGACATGTTTGAAGTTGGAGAAGCATATGCTGATGAATTGAATTTATTGAATGAAAACAATAATTCTATCTATACACTTGAGTATTTATCGAGTACAGGCGGTAGTATCGGAGAGATTACAAGCGAAGATATTCTTGTCGGGGAATCCTCAAGTATAATAACGGCTACCCCCTCTTCAACTTATGATTTTGTTAATTGGACAGATTCATTAAATAATGTTGTGAGTACAAGTACGGCTTTACAGCTCACAAATGTCTCCGCAAATGAGACTTACACAGCCAACTTTTCATTAAAAAAATATACAGTTACATTTGAAATAGGTGATTCAATATTAGTAAGTGGTAACTTAAGTCAGGACGTTTTGCATGGTGATTCCGCCATTGAGCCAGATTTAGAAGCTACTGAAGGACAGTCATTTACGGGTTGGAGTACGAGCTTCACAAATGTAAGTTCCAATCTCACTGTCACAGCTCTCTACGAATCAAAGCAATTACAGCTTTCATCTTTAACGATGTCGAATCCGAGTTCTCATACCCTGAGCTGGACTGCTCTGGACAATACGGCCTACTACTATTTAGCCGTTGGTACATCTGTAGGCATGGATGATCTCTATGGCATGTACCTTGATTCCGATGTTACGACTGTAGATCTTAATCTCAGTGGCTATGAAAATGTCTATGTGCGCCTGTGGACTTATGCCAATGGCGAATGGCATATCGAGGACTCGGTAATTACCGATCCTAATTTTACTCCGGCAAATGCCTCGTTCACTTCCTATAGTGGCGATGCCTCTGAGCTACGTATCGAATGGAACAGAAGTACTTACGATGGCTGGTACTACATTCAGCTAGTGAATAAATTTACTCAGGATGTTGAATGGAGTGATTATTTTGCTCGAACAAGTGCAGAAGCACTCGTGGGTGCAGTGAGTCAGCCGCTGGATTACTATGAAGTTCACATTTGGTCCTATGATATGAATCTTGGGCAATGGAATCAGATATTAAGGACCTGGCCACAAGTGAAATCAGCCGCGACTTATGCTTCCATGGTCTTGACGGTACGAGTTTACTCTCACTGGAATCAAGTACTACTTGGGTTGTACTACATTGAGCTAGAAGGATCTCAGACGAGCCTTATCGATGCTCCTATTCGACTGGATGTGGATCAGTGTTTTGATATCACCGGTACGCTAGTTAATGATATTCGAGTTAGAATTTGGACTTACAATGCGGACTTAGGTGAGTGGAACTCATCACAAAGTGACCTAAACACCCCCTAA
- a CDS encoding glycosyltransferase — MTFYTLSNNEKNIDEGLEIDEEYNPKVSVLVPAHNEEAVIEGCLECMNKLDYKKDQLEVIILNDRSSDGTKDLIDNFLRKNPKSHIRAHHRPMSAEPGKAAAMKEIIATLKSEIIVIFDADYLPQADLIKRLINPFKDPEVGATMGRVVTYNANANIMTKLIDLERRSGYAIDQNVRNHFDLLPQFGGTTGGIRLSALEDVGGWDTRTLTEDTDLTYKLYLNGYKIKYLNAAACFEETPETWQARYKQVRRWAYGHNDCMIKHFIPTLMHTDKNLLRKLDALLLLTIYAAPAALLVLSIVAFLFGNISVNMSASLITLFLLFCGFGNFSPFFQMFAACIKDRQPHCIRYIPYIFVSSTISMLASTHALLLLPIEKLGLKKSLSWDKTLRYRKKAIS; from the coding sequence ATGACTTTTTATACTCTCTCAAATAATGAAAAAAACATTGATGAGGGATTGGAAATTGATGAGGAGTACAACCCAAAGGTTTCCGTTCTTGTTCCGGCACATAATGAAGAGGCTGTTATCGAAGGTTGCCTAGAATGTATGAATAAACTAGATTATAAAAAAGACCAATTGGAGGTAATTATTCTCAATGATCGCTCCAGTGATGGTACCAAAGATTTAATCGATAATTTCTTACGCAAAAACCCCAAAAGTCATATTCGAGCTCACCACCGCCCCATGAGCGCCGAGCCGGGTAAAGCTGCAGCCATGAAAGAGATTATTGCGACCCTGAAGTCAGAAATCATTGTGATCTTTGATGCTGATTACCTTCCTCAAGCAGATTTGATTAAACGCCTCATAAATCCTTTCAAAGATCCTGAGGTTGGCGCCACGATGGGGCGAGTTGTTACCTACAACGCCAATGCCAATATTATGACGAAACTCATTGATTTGGAAAGACGCTCAGGTTATGCAATCGACCAAAATGTAAGAAATCATTTTGATCTGCTACCGCAATTTGGTGGTACTACTGGAGGTATTCGATTGAGTGCATTAGAAGACGTAGGGGGATGGGACACTCGAACCCTCACAGAAGATACTGACTTGACCTACAAGCTTTATCTCAATGGCTACAAAATCAAATACCTCAATGCGGCAGCCTGCTTCGAAGAAACGCCGGAAACCTGGCAGGCTAGGTACAAGCAAGTGCGTCGCTGGGCTTATGGTCACAATGACTGTATGATTAAGCACTTTATTCCAACACTCATGCATACGGATAAAAATCTGTTGAGAAAACTGGACGCGCTCCTGTTGCTGACTATTTATGCAGCTCCAGCGGCATTACTGGTTTTATCCATTGTAGCTTTTTTATTTGGTAATATAAGCGTGAATATGTCAGCTTCCCTCATTACTTTATTTTTATTGTTTTGTGGATTTGGCAATTTCAGTCCTTTCTTTCAAATGTTTGCCGCTTGCATCAAAGATCGGCAACCTCATTGTATTCGCTACATTCCCTATATTTTTGTATCGTCTACAATTAGTATGCTAGCTTCCACTCATGCCCTTCTTTTGTTGCCTATTGAAAAGCTGGGACTTAAAAAATCTTTGAGCTGGGATAAAACACTTAGGTATAGGAAAAAGGCTATCTCATGA
- a CDS encoding RNA polymerase sigma factor, which produces MSDWNTRHTLIQRAQNSRDNETWEEFVDSYKKFIFYMLNQMQVPQNLIDDLAQEILLNLWSKLELYAKEKGKFRSWLTRVIRNSATDCLIKEQRYNKRQEKGAEVLELLESMSETEFEKIIDREWRTHMVKITLESLESQLSETAIKVFKLSLEQVPAEAIAEQMDITIGSVYTLKNRVKEQFGRRLKHLVQELEF; this is translated from the coding sequence ATGAGCGACTGGAATACGAGACATACCTTAATTCAAAGGGCTCAAAACTCCCGTGACAACGAAACCTGGGAAGAGTTTGTCGACTCATACAAAAAATTCATTTTCTACATGCTCAATCAAATGCAGGTTCCGCAAAACCTCATCGATGATTTAGCTCAAGAAATTCTCCTGAATTTATGGTCCAAACTAGAGCTCTACGCAAAGGAAAAAGGTAAATTCCGCAGTTGGCTGACTCGCGTTATTCGTAATTCCGCTACCGATTGCCTCATTAAAGAACAACGCTATAACAAGCGACAAGAAAAGGGCGCCGAAGTCTTGGAACTGCTAGAATCCATGTCCGAAACTGAATTCGAGAAAATTATTGACCGCGAATGGCGTACGCACATGGTCAAAATCACACTAGAGAGCTTAGAGTCACAATTATCTGAAACTGCAATAAAAGTTTTTAAACTCAGCCTCGAGCAAGTTCCTGCAGAAGCCATTGCCGAACAAATGGATATCACCATCGGCTCCGTTTACACCCTCAAAAACCGCGTTAAAGAACAATTTGGTCGCCGCCTCAAACACCTCGTCCAAGAACTGGAGTTTTAA